A region of Streptomyces sp. NBC_01267 DNA encodes the following proteins:
- a CDS encoding xanthine dehydrogenase family protein molybdopterin-binding subunit, with product MGVTGSPTNIQQGSKTKGGIGESTLRPDGTLKVTGEFAYSSDMWHEDMLWGFTLRSTTAHAEIRSIDTSEALATSGVYAVLTYDDLPTDVKNYGLEIQDTPVLAHGKVRHHGEPVAVVAADHPETARRAAAKIKIEYVELPVITDEASATGPDALLVHEGRDDHHIGHVPHPNIVHRQPIIRGNADEAAKRADVIVSGDYTFGMQDQAFLGPESGLAVPAEDGGVDLYVATQWLHSDLRQIAPVLGLPEDKVRMTLSGVGGAFGGREDLSMQIHACLLALRTGKPVKIVYNRFESFFGHVHRHPAKLHYEHGATKDGKLTHMKCRIVLDGGAYASASPAVVGNASSLSAGPYVIEDVDIEAIALYTNNPPCGAMRGFGAVQACFAYEAQMDKLAAKLDMDPVEFRQINAMEQGTLLPTGQACDSPAPVAELLRLVKARPLPPEQQWLAAGEAADVRALPGGLSNTTHGEGVVRGVGYAVGIKNVGFSEGFDDYSTARVRMEIINGEPVATVHTAMAEVGQGGVTVHAQIVRTELGVNQVTIHPADTRVGSAGSTSASRQTYMTGGAVKNAAEAVREKVLEIGRAKLGTYHPAWATAELLLEGGKVVTDGGEILADLVDVLEDEAVDLELEWRHRPTVAFDLKTGQGDGHVQYSFAAHRAVVEVDTELGLVKVIELAVAQDVGKALNPLSVVGQIQGGTIQGLGIAVMEEIIVDPKTAKVRNPSFTDYLLPTILDTPTVPVDVLELADEHAPYGLRGIGEAPTLSSTPAVLAAIRNATGLELDRTPVRPEHLTGV from the coding sequence ATGGGCGTCACTGGTTCCCCCACCAACATCCAGCAGGGGTCGAAGACCAAGGGCGGTATCGGCGAGTCCACACTCCGCCCCGACGGGACCCTCAAGGTCACCGGCGAGTTCGCGTACTCCTCGGACATGTGGCACGAGGACATGCTCTGGGGCTTCACGCTCCGCTCCACCACCGCGCACGCCGAGATCAGGTCGATCGACACCTCGGAGGCGCTCGCCACCTCCGGTGTCTACGCCGTGCTCACCTACGACGACCTGCCCACCGACGTGAAGAACTACGGCCTGGAGATCCAGGACACCCCGGTTCTCGCCCACGGAAAGGTCCGCCACCACGGTGAGCCGGTGGCCGTCGTCGCCGCCGACCACCCGGAGACCGCGCGCCGGGCCGCTGCCAAGATCAAGATCGAGTACGTCGAGCTGCCCGTCATCACCGACGAGGCGTCGGCCACCGGGCCGGACGCGCTGCTCGTGCACGAGGGCCGCGACGACCACCACATCGGCCACGTCCCGCACCCGAACATCGTGCACCGCCAGCCGATCATCCGCGGCAACGCGGACGAGGCCGCGAAGCGCGCCGACGTCATCGTCTCCGGGGACTACACGTTCGGCATGCAGGACCAGGCGTTCCTCGGCCCGGAGTCCGGTCTCGCCGTACCGGCCGAGGACGGCGGCGTCGACCTGTACGTCGCCACCCAGTGGCTGCACTCCGACCTCCGCCAGATCGCCCCGGTGCTCGGCCTGCCCGAGGACAAGGTGCGGATGACGCTGTCGGGCGTCGGCGGCGCCTTCGGCGGGCGCGAGGACCTGTCGATGCAGATCCACGCCTGTCTCCTGGCGCTCCGCACCGGCAAGCCGGTCAAGATCGTCTACAACCGGTTCGAGTCCTTCTTCGGCCACGTCCACCGCCACCCGGCGAAGCTGCACTACGAGCACGGGGCCACCAAGGACGGCAAGCTCACCCACATGAAGTGCCGGATCGTGCTGGACGGCGGGGCCTACGCCTCCGCCTCCCCGGCCGTCGTCGGGAACGCCTCCTCCCTCTCCGCGGGCCCGTACGTCATCGAGGACGTCGACATCGAGGCCATCGCGCTCTACACCAACAACCCGCCCTGCGGCGCCATGCGCGGCTTCGGCGCGGTCCAGGCGTGCTTCGCGTACGAGGCGCAGATGGACAAACTCGCGGCGAAGCTGGACATGGACCCGGTGGAGTTCCGCCAGATCAACGCCATGGAGCAGGGCACGCTGCTGCCGACCGGCCAGGCCTGTGACTCGCCCGCACCCGTCGCCGAACTGCTGCGTCTGGTCAAGGCGCGTCCGCTGCCGCCCGAGCAGCAGTGGCTCGCCGCCGGCGAGGCCGCGGACGTCCGCGCCCTGCCTGGCGGACTCTCCAACACCACGCACGGCGAGGGCGTCGTACGCGGTGTCGGCTACGCGGTCGGCATCAAGAACGTCGGCTTCTCCGAGGGCTTCGACGACTACTCCACCGCACGGGTGCGGATGGAGATCATCAACGGTGAGCCGGTCGCGACCGTGCACACCGCGATGGCCGAGGTCGGCCAGGGCGGCGTCACCGTCCACGCGCAGATCGTCCGCACCGAACTCGGCGTCAACCAGGTCACCATCCACCCGGCCGACACCAGGGTCGGCTCGGCCGGTTCGACGTCCGCCTCCCGGCAGACGTACATGACCGGCGGCGCGGTGAAGAACGCCGCCGAGGCGGTCCGCGAGAAGGTACTGGAGATCGGCCGGGCCAAGCTCGGCACGTACCACCCGGCCTGGGCGACGGCCGAACTCCTCCTGGAGGGCGGCAAGGTCGTCACCGACGGCGGCGAGATCCTGGCGGACCTGGTCGACGTACTGGAGGACGAGGCGGTGGACCTGGAGCTGGAGTGGCGCCACCGGCCCACGGTCGCCTTCGACCTGAAGACCGGTCAGGGCGACGGCCACGTCCAGTACTCGTTCGCCGCGCACCGCGCCGTCGTCGAGGTCGACACCGAACTCGGCCTGGTCAAGGTCATCGAACTCGCCGTGGCCCAGGACGTCGGCAAGGCGCTCAACCCGCTCTCCGTGGTGGGCCAGATCCAGGGCGGCACGATCCAGGGCCTGGGCATCGCGGTCATGGAAGAGATCATCGTCGACCCGAAGACCGCGAAGGTACGCAACCCGTCCTTCACGGACTACCTGCTCCCGACGATCCTCGACACACCGACCGTCCCGGTCGACGTGCTCGAACTCGCCGACGAGCACGCCCCGTACGGGCTGCGCGGCATCGGCGAGGCGCCGACACTCTCCTCCACCCCGGCCGTCCTCGCGGCGATCCGCAACGCGACCGGTCTGGAACTCGACAGGACGCCGGTGCGACCCGAGCACCTGACCGGCGTCTGA
- a CDS encoding NCS2 family permease: MTQQSIDPETVPEDAGEGARQPAGRSWLDRYFHISQRGSTVGTEVRGGITTFMAMAYIVLLNPVILSGADVTGHHLNGGQITTATVLAAAVTTIVMGFVGNVPLALAAGLGVSAVMAYQVAPEMTWGNAMAMCLIYGAIIVLLVVTGLRELIMNAIPLALKHAITMGIGLFVCLIGLVQAGFVTGMKGPGGVTGAKPLQLGTADMLTGWPVVCFAVTVLLIFVLQVRKVPGAILIGIVGGTVFAAIVHQVAGLSQKDWGLNAPALKGSVVSAPDFGLLGSVSFHGLGNVGGITVGVIVFTLVLAGFFDAIGTIIGVGQQADLVDQDGKMPGLNKALTIDGAGGIVGGLAGASGQTVFVESTAGVGDGARTGLASVVTGLGFALCLVFTPLAQLIPTQVAAAALVVIGSMMLTNAKHIDWNDQATSIPVFLTTVLMPFAYSITVGIAAGVISHVVIKLAQGKVREIGWLMWVLAALFLAYFGLHPIESWLGVK; this comes from the coding sequence ATGACCCAGCAGTCGATTGACCCGGAAACGGTGCCGGAAGACGCGGGCGAGGGCGCGCGCCAGCCCGCCGGCAGATCGTGGCTCGACCGGTACTTCCATATATCGCAGCGCGGTTCGACCGTAGGGACGGAGGTGCGCGGCGGCATCACCACCTTCATGGCGATGGCGTACATCGTCCTGCTGAACCCGGTGATCCTTTCGGGGGCCGATGTCACGGGCCACCATCTCAACGGCGGCCAGATCACCACCGCCACCGTGCTCGCGGCGGCCGTCACCACCATCGTGATGGGCTTCGTCGGCAACGTGCCGCTGGCCCTCGCCGCCGGACTCGGTGTCTCCGCCGTCATGGCCTACCAGGTCGCCCCGGAGATGACCTGGGGCAACGCGATGGCGATGTGCCTCATCTACGGGGCCATCATCGTCCTGTTGGTCGTCACCGGCCTGCGGGAACTCATCATGAACGCCATCCCCCTGGCGCTGAAGCACGCCATCACCATGGGAATCGGCCTCTTCGTCTGCCTCATCGGCCTCGTCCAGGCCGGATTCGTCACCGGTATGAAGGGCCCCGGCGGTGTCACCGGCGCGAAGCCGCTCCAGCTCGGCACGGCCGACATGCTCACCGGCTGGCCGGTGGTCTGCTTCGCCGTCACCGTCCTGCTGATCTTCGTGCTGCAGGTCCGCAAGGTCCCCGGCGCGATCCTCATCGGCATCGTCGGCGGCACGGTCTTCGCAGCGATCGTCCACCAGGTCGCGGGTCTCAGCCAGAAGGACTGGGGTCTCAACGCCCCCGCACTCAAGGGCTCCGTCGTCAGCGCACCCGACTTCGGCCTCCTCGGCAGCGTCTCCTTCCACGGCCTCGGCAACGTCGGCGGCATCACGGTCGGTGTCATCGTCTTCACCCTGGTCCTCGCCGGATTCTTCGACGCCATCGGCACCATCATCGGCGTGGGCCAGCAGGCCGACCTGGTCGACCAGGACGGCAAGATGCCGGGCCTCAACAAGGCCCTCACCATCGACGGGGCCGGCGGCATCGTCGGCGGTCTCGCCGGGGCCTCGGGCCAGACCGTCTTCGTCGAGTCCACCGCGGGCGTCGGCGACGGCGCGCGCACCGGCCTGGCCAGTGTCGTCACCGGCCTCGGCTTCGCGCTCTGTCTGGTGTTCACCCCGCTCGCCCAGCTCATCCCGACCCAGGTCGCGGCGGCGGCCCTCGTCGTCATCGGCTCGATGATGCTGACCAACGCCAAGCACATCGACTGGAACGACCAGGCCACCTCCATCCCGGTGTTCTTGACCACCGTCCTGATGCCGTTCGCCTACTCCATCACGGTGGGCATCGCGGCCGGTGTCATCTCCCACGTCGTCATCAAGCTGGCGCAGGGCAAGGTCCGCGAGATCGGCTGGCTGATGTGGGTGCTCGCCGCCCTGTTCCTGGCCTACTTCGGGCTTCATCCCATCGAGAGCTGGCTGGGCGTCAAGTAG
- a CDS encoding GtrA family protein, which translates to MNPQQSQDTRAQAPQAPPTKTRTLGQFLTFAAIGVANTAVYYAVYATLNRWIPYLEAHVLGWAVSITFSFLLNSYITCRTRPTWRAFARYPLSGAVNVVGSGILLYLAVSLLGMNKDIAALAAGVLVTPFSFLLARWAIDSGTSGPKEPVRATASRG; encoded by the coding sequence ATGAACCCGCAGCAGTCGCAGGACACCCGGGCGCAGGCCCCGCAGGCCCCGCCCACGAAGACCCGTACGCTCGGGCAGTTCCTCACCTTCGCGGCCATCGGGGTCGCCAACACCGCGGTCTACTACGCCGTCTACGCCACGCTGAACCGCTGGATCCCCTACCTGGAGGCCCATGTACTGGGGTGGGCGGTGAGCATCACGTTCTCGTTCCTGCTGAACTCGTACATCACCTGCCGCACCCGGCCCACCTGGCGCGCCTTCGCGCGGTATCCGCTGTCCGGCGCGGTGAACGTCGTGGGCAGCGGAATCCTGCTCTATCTGGCCGTGAGCCTGCTCGGGATGAACAAGGACATCGCCGCTCTCGCCGCGGGTGTCCTTGTCACTCCGTTCTCGTTCCTGCTGGCCAGGTGGGCCATCGACTCCGGGACGTCCGGCCCGAAGGAACCGGTCAGGGCAACCGCTTCCCGTGGGTGA
- a CDS encoding XdhC family protein: protein MLDIAEELNRWVEQGREFAVATVVAVGGSAPRQPGAALAVDSAGTAIGSVSGGCVEGAVYELCQQALETGSTVLERFGYSDEDAFAVGLTCGGVIDILVTPLRADAPSREVYVAALAAAARGVSAAVARITDGPDELLGRALLVRADGSYEGTLGGHPELDRTAVGNASAMLDAGRTGTVEIGEDGSLCGRPLTLLVESSVPPPRMIVFGAIDFASALVRVGKLLGYQVTVCDARPVFATAVRFPEADEIVIDWPHRYLKSTEVDSRTVLCVLTHDAKFDVPLLELALTLPVAYVGAMGSRRTHLDRNARLREVGVTELELARLRSPIGLDLGARTPEETALSIGAEIVAHRRGGTGVPLTGAHTPIHHNGSQGPVGRIGSVA from the coding sequence ATGCTGGACATCGCCGAGGAACTCAACCGGTGGGTCGAGCAGGGCCGCGAATTCGCCGTCGCCACCGTCGTGGCGGTCGGCGGGAGCGCGCCCCGGCAACCGGGCGCCGCCCTCGCTGTCGACAGTGCGGGCACGGCGATCGGGTCGGTCTCCGGCGGGTGTGTGGAGGGGGCGGTGTACGAACTGTGCCAGCAGGCGCTCGAAACGGGTTCCACCGTTCTCGAACGCTTCGGCTACAGCGACGAGGACGCCTTCGCCGTGGGTCTCACCTGCGGCGGAGTCATCGACATCCTGGTCACCCCGCTCCGCGCGGACGCACCGTCGCGGGAGGTGTACGTGGCCGCGCTGGCCGCCGCCGCACGGGGGGTGTCGGCGGCCGTGGCCCGTATCACCGACGGCCCGGACGAACTGCTCGGCCGCGCACTCCTCGTCCGGGCCGACGGCTCGTACGAAGGAACGCTGGGCGGCCACCCGGAACTGGACCGCACCGCGGTGGGCAACGCGTCCGCCATGCTGGACGCGGGCCGGACCGGCACCGTCGAGATCGGCGAGGACGGCTCACTCTGCGGCCGGCCGCTCACCCTGCTGGTCGAATCGAGCGTCCCGCCACCCCGGATGATCGTCTTCGGGGCGATCGACTTCGCCTCGGCCCTCGTCCGGGTGGGAAAGCTGCTCGGCTACCAGGTCACCGTCTGCGACGCCCGGCCCGTCTTCGCGACCGCCGTCCGCTTCCCGGAGGCCGACGAGATCGTCATCGACTGGCCGCACCGCTACCTGAAGTCCACCGAGGTCGACAGCCGTACCGTGCTGTGCGTCCTCACCCACGACGCCAAGTTCGACGTCCCGCTGCTCGAACTGGCGCTGACCCTGCCGGTCGCCTACGTCGGCGCCATGGGGTCGAGACGCACGCATCTCGACCGGAACGCCCGTCTCCGTGAGGTCGGCGTCACCGAGCTGGAACTGGCCCGTCTCCGCTCGCCCATCGGCCTGGACCTCGGTGCCCGTACGCCCGAGGAGACCGCCCTGTCGATCGGCGCGGAGATCGTCGCCCACCGCCGCGGCGGCACCGGCGTCCCGCTCACCGGCGCGCACACCCCGATCCACCACAACGGCTCGCAGGGCCCGGTCGGCCGGATAGGGTCCGTCGCCTGA
- a CDS encoding (2Fe-2S)-binding protein, which yields MRVNFTVNGRPQEADDVWEGESLLYVLRERMGLPGSKNACEQGECGSCTVRLDGVPVCACLVAAGQAEGREVVTVEGLADYAKHRDDAHPGTGCAAGSCGTGLDAAKRWQSKPTDGRTGEADELSPIQQAFIDAGAVQCGFCTPGLLVAADELLEQNSSPSDADIREALSGNLCRCTGYEKILDAVRLAAARQEETV from the coding sequence ATGCGCGTGAACTTCACGGTCAACGGCCGCCCGCAGGAGGCCGACGACGTCTGGGAGGGCGAGAGCCTGCTGTACGTGCTCCGTGAGCGCATGGGCCTGCCCGGTTCCAAGAACGCCTGCGAGCAGGGCGAATGCGGTTCCTGCACGGTCCGCCTCGACGGCGTGCCGGTCTGCGCCTGCCTGGTCGCCGCCGGTCAGGCCGAGGGCCGCGAGGTCGTCACGGTCGAGGGCCTGGCGGACTACGCCAAGCACCGCGACGACGCCCACCCCGGCACCGGTTGCGCCGCCGGATCCTGTGGCACCGGCCTGGACGCCGCCAAGCGCTGGCAGTCCAAGCCGACCGACGGCCGCACCGGCGAAGCGGACGAACTCTCCCCGATCCAGCAGGCGTTCATCGACGCGGGCGCCGTGCAGTGCGGTTTCTGCACCCCCGGTCTGCTGGTCGCGGCGGACGAACTGCTGGAGCAGAACAGCTCCCCGTCCGACGCGGACATCCGTGAGGCGCTCTCCGGCAACCTCTGCCGCTGCACCGGTTACGAGAAGATCCTCGACGCGGTCCGCCTCGCGGCCGCTCGCCAGGAAGAGACGGTCTGA
- a CDS encoding glycosyltransferase family 2 protein: MVHLSVVVPCFNEAEVIDAFHTALVAALEPTRETFEICYVDDGSSDQTLRQLRRLAADDPRVRFTSFSRNFGKESAMLAGLRMAGGDAAVLMDADLQHPPELLPRMLDLHRHGYDQVVAQRDRAGEGKLRTALSRTYYRIVRRCMDVEVIDGAGDFRLLSRRAVDSVLSLPESNRFSKGIFSWIGFDTVSFTYRNVERAAGESKWGGRRLLNYGIDGLLSFNSKPLRLAIHTGLCLFLSALAYALWIIGNVAFDGVDTPGYTTLLTAIVALSGIQLATLGVIGEYVGRIYHESKRRPHYVVRETDTAPKEFSPRSALESAVPARPAS; the protein is encoded by the coding sequence ATGGTGCACCTTTCGGTTGTCGTACCGTGCTTCAACGAAGCGGAGGTGATCGACGCGTTCCACACCGCGTTGGTCGCCGCTCTCGAACCGACCCGGGAGACCTTCGAGATCTGCTACGTCGACGACGGCAGCAGTGACCAGACCCTGCGTCAGCTGCGTCGACTCGCGGCCGACGACCCCCGGGTGCGCTTCACCTCCTTCAGCCGCAACTTCGGCAAGGAGTCGGCCATGCTCGCCGGCCTGCGGATGGCGGGCGGCGACGCGGCCGTTCTGATGGACGCCGACCTCCAGCACCCGCCGGAGTTGCTTCCGCGCATGCTGGATCTGCACCGCCACGGCTACGACCAGGTCGTCGCCCAGCGCGACCGTGCGGGCGAGGGAAAGCTGCGGACCGCGCTCAGCCGTACGTATTACCGGATCGTCCGGCGCTGCATGGACGTCGAGGTCATCGACGGGGCCGGGGACTTCAGGCTGCTCTCGCGCCGGGCGGTGGACAGCGTGCTCTCGCTCCCCGAGAGCAACCGGTTCTCGAAGGGGATCTTCTCCTGGATCGGTTTCGACACGGTCAGCTTCACCTACCGCAATGTCGAGCGGGCGGCGGGCGAGTCGAAGTGGGGTGGCCGCCGACTGCTCAACTACGGCATCGACGGGCTGCTCTCCTTCAACAGCAAGCCCTTGCGGCTGGCCATCCACACCGGGCTCTGCCTCTTCCTCTCCGCTCTCGCCTACGCCCTGTGGATCATCGGGAACGTCGCGTTCGACGGCGTCGACACCCCCGGCTACACGACCCTGCTCACCGCGATCGTCGCGCTCAGCGGCATCCAGCTCGCCACCCTCGGTGTCATCGGTGAGTACGTGGGACGGATCTACCACGAGTCGAAGCGCCGGCCGCACTACGTGGTCCGCGAGACGGACACCGCCCCGAAGGAGTTCTCGCCCCGCTCCGCCCTGGAGTCCGCGGTCCCGGCGCGGCCGGCTTCATGA
- a CDS encoding MarR family winged helix-turn-helix transcriptional regulator → MAEDIVAGVIRQWGQVLPGLDTGPMAVIGRLNRCSALLQQAADAPLRREGLSRPEFDVLGTLRRVDHELTPGRIARETFASGAAVTKRVRQLEERGLVARRPDDRDRRVSHLSLTEEGRTLLDRLLPEQLRYEAALLDGIDEQRREELSESLGELLVLLEGRLGSLLG, encoded by the coding sequence ATGGCCGAGGACATCGTCGCGGGGGTGATCCGGCAGTGGGGACAGGTGCTGCCCGGTCTCGACACCGGCCCGATGGCCGTGATCGGACGGCTCAACCGCTGCTCCGCACTGCTGCAGCAGGCCGCCGACGCCCCGCTCCGGCGGGAGGGGCTCTCCCGCCCGGAGTTCGACGTCCTGGGCACCCTGCGCCGCGTCGACCACGAGTTGACGCCCGGCCGGATCGCCCGCGAGACCTTCGCCTCCGGCGCCGCGGTGACCAAGCGCGTACGGCAGCTGGAGGAGCGGGGGCTCGTCGCCCGGCGGCCCGACGACCGCGACCGCCGGGTCTCGCACCTGTCGCTCACCGAGGAGGGACGCACCCTCCTGGACCGGCTGCTCCCCGAACAACTGCGGTACGAGGCGGCCCTGCTGGACGGAATCGACGAGCAGCGCCGGGAGGAGCTGTCCGAGTCGCTGGGCGAACTGCTCGTGCTGCTCGAAGGGCGGCTGGGCAGCCTGCTGGGCTGA
- a CDS encoding DUF6056 family protein codes for MAVDASSVTVPRQPGDGARPTRERGPRGLVRELVNSWAAVLSLVPLGLLAVACWFGQYVRPSADEWCFLPYVRDHGISGLTGKFYFKDNGRIANGWLVGLYAKPGVAGHQWYAPVSAVVMVGLLWVVIALVVRRSGRTAPRGVPLLVASMVSVVFFLASTNTYKTFYWPAASVSHTLAPVLACAALIPVLLVRGPRGRIAALAFAVIAGTFLGTLSEETSVVLLVVLSAVVLFAGQVFTEQVRGYARRWSLATMAGVAIGIVLLVTSPGSRNRRQRYGAGTSMLDPHSLSASMAHYLDILGTVFSTWQYLGAVAAGLLLGLLVRERSSGPLLPVRPFLLAGVGVLAFLVSGYLCTVITYPVFGAKVELTERTWNDYLLLYVLLLAGIGALLGRAMRRRPLGTVTVAAAAAVLCAGVCFSLAGPLHTLGHQMHVRAKQWDRQDEWLRQQAAGGAKVLPYKPTHVGKMLEPFSHKPNGWPASCVAQYYHLDRVTHGKRLP; via the coding sequence ATGGCCGTCGACGCATCGAGCGTCACCGTCCCCAGACAACCGGGCGACGGAGCCCGGCCGACGAGAGAGCGGGGTCCCCGCGGTCTGGTCCGGGAACTGGTGAACTCCTGGGCGGCGGTACTGTCCCTGGTGCCCCTCGGACTGCTCGCCGTGGCGTGCTGGTTCGGGCAGTACGTGCGCCCCAGCGCGGACGAGTGGTGCTTCCTGCCGTACGTACGGGACCACGGCATCTCCGGACTCACCGGCAAGTTCTACTTCAAGGACAACGGCCGCATCGCCAACGGCTGGCTCGTCGGGCTCTACGCCAAGCCGGGCGTCGCGGGCCACCAGTGGTACGCACCGGTCAGCGCCGTCGTCATGGTGGGCCTGCTGTGGGTGGTGATCGCCCTCGTGGTGCGCAGGTCCGGCCGTACGGCGCCCCGCGGAGTGCCGCTGCTGGTGGCGTCCATGGTGTCGGTGGTCTTCTTCCTCGCCTCCACCAACACGTACAAGACCTTCTACTGGCCCGCCGCCTCCGTGTCGCACACCCTGGCGCCGGTGCTCGCCTGCGCGGCGCTCATCCCGGTCCTGCTGGTGCGCGGGCCGCGCGGCCGGATCGCCGCCCTCGCGTTCGCGGTGATCGCCGGGACCTTCCTGGGGACGCTGTCCGAGGAGACCTCGGTCGTCCTGCTGGTGGTCCTCTCCGCCGTCGTGCTCTTCGCCGGCCAGGTCTTCACCGAGCAGGTACGGGGCTACGCCCGCCGCTGGTCCCTGGCCACCATGGCCGGGGTCGCCATCGGGATCGTCCTGCTGGTGACCTCCCCCGGCTCACGCAACCGCCGCCAGCGGTACGGCGCGGGCACCTCGATGCTCGACCCCCACTCGCTGTCCGCCTCCATGGCGCACTACCTGGACATCCTGGGGACGGTCTTCTCGACCTGGCAGTACCTGGGCGCGGTCGCCGCGGGACTGCTGCTCGGGCTGCTCGTACGGGAGAGGTCGTCCGGACCGCTGCTGCCCGTCCGGCCGTTCCTGCTGGCCGGGGTGGGCGTGCTGGCATTCCTCGTCTCCGGGTACCTCTGCACGGTCATCACGTACCCGGTGTTCGGCGCGAAGGTGGAGCTCACCGAGCGGACGTGGAACGACTACCTGCTGCTCTACGTGCTGCTGCTCGCCGGGATCGGCGCCCTGCTGGGGCGGGCGATGCGGCGGCGACCGCTCGGGACGGTGACGGTGGCGGCCGCCGCGGCCGTGCTCTGCGCCGGTGTCTGCTTCTCACTGGCCGGTCCGCTGCACACCCTCGGGCACCAGATGCACGTGAGGGCGAAGCAGTGGGACCGTCAGGACGAGTGGCTGCGGCAGCAGGCGGCGGGCGGGGCCAAGGTCCTCCCGTACAAGCCGACGCACGTGGGGAAGATGCTGGAGCCGTTCAGCCACAAACCGAACGGCTGGCCCGCCAGTTGCGTCGCCCAGTACTACCACCTCGACCGTGTCACCCACGGGAAGCGGTTGCCCTGA
- a CDS encoding FUSC family protein — protein MPKHASSPHAGAPPRPQRVRPLPLRTTVQLRRPVDGWHKPALSAAAALAVPDVTLLALGRMDLVLYTSAGAMCALYAHGLPYAARARTLVRVVLCMVASLGAALLAGSLISSPALLVLLASLLAAVHKMVCDATRIGPPGSLILTFIAASAFFVPQHLSQLPLHLALAVGGGAVAWLVCMAPALVRPQGPERIAVARALEAAAGLWRAERTGALPGRRATATAVNAAWHTLFLVPSGSTDRAGLERLLVHAESALAAPAAEPAAGRPAADPAAEAQRCAELARSLRRDRSLPAISRTAAGSNGVSHLPRLPVPDRAGGVRAILARLRPGSPLLPIGARVAVGCTLAGWASLAVGVGHPYWAVVTAASVFQANTTLTWQRAVQRLIGNLLGLALFFALLPLIHTGHLAMVLLALTFQIGAEALITRNYWLGSICVTPMALLLTEFGTTVPARTLISDRALDTLAGTLVGLACCLLVTNRRATDRIHQALDRVTAAETTARGVLAPDAAPDHTAGWARDRLALALVELREAVDVASGEWWQRALPSEHVASAELHGHHTLSLLVRHTAPPVLA, from the coding sequence ATGCCGAAACACGCCAGCAGCCCGCACGCGGGCGCGCCGCCCCGCCCCCAGCGGGTCCGTCCGCTGCCCCTGCGGACCACCGTGCAGCTGCGACGGCCCGTCGACGGCTGGCACAAGCCCGCCCTGAGCGCGGCGGCGGCGCTCGCCGTGCCCGATGTGACGCTCCTGGCGCTGGGCCGGATGGACCTCGTCCTGTACACCTCGGCCGGTGCGATGTGCGCGCTGTACGCACACGGCCTGCCCTACGCCGCGCGGGCCCGCACCCTGGTGCGGGTGGTGCTGTGCATGGTGGCGAGCCTCGGTGCCGCCCTGCTGGCCGGCTCGCTGATCAGCTCGCCCGCGCTGCTGGTCCTGCTGGCCTCGCTGCTCGCCGCCGTTCACAAGATGGTCTGCGACGCGACGCGTATCGGTCCGCCGGGCAGCCTCATCCTCACCTTCATCGCGGCCTCCGCCTTCTTCGTACCCCAGCACCTGAGCCAGCTGCCCCTGCATCTGGCCCTCGCCGTCGGCGGCGGGGCGGTGGCCTGGCTCGTCTGCATGGCGCCCGCGCTGGTCCGGCCGCAGGGGCCGGAGCGGATCGCGGTCGCCCGCGCCCTGGAAGCGGCGGCCGGACTGTGGCGGGCGGAACGGACGGGCGCGCTCCCCGGCCGGCGGGCCACCGCCACCGCGGTCAACGCCGCCTGGCACACACTCTTCCTCGTTCCCTCCGGCAGCACGGACCGGGCCGGTCTGGAACGGCTGCTCGTCCACGCGGAATCCGCGCTGGCCGCGCCCGCGGCGGAACCGGCCGCCGGCCGTCCGGCCGCAGATCCGGCCGCGGAGGCCCAGCGGTGCGCGGAGCTGGCCCGCTCCCTGCGACGCGACCGGTCCCTGCCTGCGATTTCCCGGACCGCGGCCGGGAGCAACGGGGTCAGCCACCTGCCCAGGCTTCCGGTGCCGGACCGGGCCGGTGGCGTGCGGGCCATCCTGGCGCGGCTGCGGCCCGGATCTCCGCTGCTGCCGATCGGAGCCCGGGTGGCCGTCGGCTGCACGCTCGCGGGATGGGCCTCGCTGGCGGTCGGCGTCGGGCACCCGTACTGGGCCGTCGTCACGGCGGCCTCGGTCTTCCAGGCGAACACCACGCTCACCTGGCAGCGGGCCGTCCAACGGCTCATCGGCAACCTGCTCGGGCTCGCCCTCTTCTTCGCCCTGCTGCCGCTGATCCACACCGGTCACCTGGCGATGGTGCTGCTCGCCCTGACCTTCCAGATCGGCGCGGAGGCGCTGATCACGCGCAACTACTGGCTGGGGTCGATCTGTGTCACCCCGATGGCGCTGCTGCTCACCGAGTTCGGCACCACCGTGCCGGCCCGCACCCTGATCTCCGACCGCGCCCTGGACACCCTGGCGGGGACGCTGGTGGGGCTGGCCTGCTGCCTGCTGGTCACCAACCGCCGGGCCACCGACCGTATCCACCAGGCCCTGGACCGGGTCACCGCAGCGGAGACCACGGCCCGCGGCGTACTCGCCCCGGACGCGGCTCCCGACCACACCGCGGGATGGGCCCGCGACCGCCTGGCGCTGGCGCTCGTGGAGCTGCGCGAGGCCGTCGACGTGGCGTCGGGCGAGTGGTGGCAGCGGGCCCTGCCCTCGGAGCACGTCGCCTCGGCCGAGCTGCACGGTCACCACACGCTGTCGCTCCTGGTCCGCCACACCGCCCCGCCGGTACTGGCTTAG